One Nitrosopumilus piranensis genomic region harbors:
- a CDS encoding DUF2299 family protein: MSASRMRDNVERWLIHEGLSFEDVKNPENVFQILVKHAGPAGVPVEIFEPKAQQGILVVGSKVNMKNNQIARYLGFNEEEKEKFEKKVADYCYSIQAINKNTTEDGKQKIGVYVVLDKEENINQQGLLDTLDRVSEMHEKTARFLMKTF, from the coding sequence ATGAGTGCATCAAGAATGAGAGATAATGTTGAAAGATGGTTAATTCATGAGGGGTTATCCTTTGAAGATGTTAAAAATCCTGAAAATGTATTCCAGATTTTGGTAAAACATGCAGGTCCAGCAGGAGTGCCAGTAGAAATTTTTGAACCAAAGGCACAACAAGGAATCTTAGTAGTAGGATCTAAAGTGAACATGAAAAATAATCAGATTGCAAGGTATTTGGGGTTTAACGAAGAAGAGAAAGAGAAGTTTGAGAAAAAAGTAGCAGATTATTGTTATTCAATCCAGGCAATTAACAAAAATACCACAGAAGATGGAAAGCAAAAGATCGGGGTTTATGTTGTGTTAGATAAAGAGGAAAACATCAATCAGCAAGGCCTGCTTGATACATTAGATAGAGTTTCAGAAATGCATGAAAAAACTGCAAGATTTTTGATGAAGACATTCTAA
- a CDS encoding DUF4352 domain-containing protein, with amino-acid sequence MAGLGIVIVIGAIIASMAAAMYMYTEYQTNYIETTTGDTVTVGPVEYVITFEGTHEGSKEVQPENTFVMIGITAEYTGDEEKTLLSGGQFYIVDEKEQKHEAVYGEFSSKDLLLEWLEPNKPVEKTTQFDIPFDEDKTYKIIIRPQKEQSTVDTAVVCITNC; translated from the coding sequence GTGGCAGGATTAGGAATAGTCATTGTAATTGGAGCCATAATTGCATCCATGGCAGCTGCAATGTACATGTATACAGAATATCAGACAAATTACATCGAAACTACCACAGGTGATACTGTTACAGTAGGGCCTGTAGAATATGTCATCACATTTGAAGGCACACATGAAGGAAGTAAAGAAGTACAACCAGAAAACACGTTTGTAATGATTGGAATTACTGCAGAGTATACTGGAGATGAAGAGAAAACACTACTGTCAGGAGGACAATTTTACATTGTTGATGAAAAAGAGCAAAAACATGAAGCAGTTTATGGCGAATTTTCATCTAAAGACTTACTTTTAGAATGGTTAGAACCAAACAAGCCAGTAGAAAAAACGACACAGTTTGATATTCCATTTGATGAAGACAAAACGTACAAAATAATCATAAGACCACAAAAAGAACAGTCAACAGTAGACACAGCTGTTGTTTGCATAACAAATTGTTGA
- a CDS encoding histone, whose translation MAISKAKRAEAAKKAARTRKRNAAKKAAEAAKAAASRKRKAAATRRKNAAKAAPKRRTAAKRKAAPKRRTAAKRKAAPKRKAAGKRKAAPKRRTAAKRKAAPKRKAAGKRKAAPKRKAAKRRR comes from the coding sequence ATGGCAATATCTAAAGCCAAAAGAGCTGAAGCAGCTAAGAAAGCAGCAAGAACTCGAAAGAGAAATGCAGCTAAGAAAGCAGCAGAGGCAGCAAAAGCAGCAGCATCTCGTAAGAGAAAAGCTGCAGCAACTCGAAGGAAGAATGCAGCTAAAGCAGCTCCAAAGAGAAGAACTGCAGCTAAAAGAAAAGCCGCTCCAAAGAGAAGAACTGCAGCTAAAAGAAAAGCAGCTCCAAAGAGAAAGGCAGCAGGAAAACGCAAAGCCGCTCCAAAGAGAAGAACTGCAGCTAAAAGAAAAGCAGCTCCAAAGAGAAAGGCAGCAGGAAAACGCAAAGCCGCTCCAAAGAGAAAGGCAGCTAAACGTCGACGTTAA
- a CDS encoding PPOX class F420-dependent oxidoreductase yields MDEKAVKLFSEKNLVFIATVMKDGSPQVSPVWANYEDGYVMVNTAEGRIKHKNVLRDPRVAVSVVSKDNPLDMTTIRGVVEELIPDYDYKHADKLTQQYMGRDHYPFKRDAEKRVILKIKPNRIFVLPELKMSE; encoded by the coding sequence ATGGATGAAAAAGCTGTAAAATTATTTTCTGAAAAAAATCTTGTCTTTATTGCAACTGTTATGAAAGATGGTTCGCCACAGGTTTCACCTGTTTGGGCAAATTATGAAGATGGGTATGTTATGGTGAATACTGCTGAAGGGAGAATAAAACACAAAAATGTTTTACGTGATCCTCGTGTTGCAGTTTCAGTTGTCTCAAAAGATAACCCTCTTGATATGACAACAATTCGTGGTGTTGTTGAAGAATTGATTCCTGATTATGATTACAAACATGCTGATAAATTGACGCAACAATATATGGGACGTGATCACTATCCATTCAAACGTGATGCTGAAAAAAGAGTTATACTAAAAATAAAACCAAACAGAATTTTTGTTTTACCTGAATTAAAAATGTCCGAGTAA
- a CDS encoding winged helix-turn-helix domain-containing protein produces MSTLLEKPIKVNRIVTTSIEHARAIEDPARAKIVEILYHQALSADQITTMLKKFGFKKALTTVRHHLEILKESGLIEIVKIEESRGAITKFYSTSTKLLDFQTPEDFELKYSKLIDNTSTKIEKILKGLTPKTGKSKGKKSEEYSQYLVMEIMNRAMTNVLENTGKK; encoded by the coding sequence ATGTCTACGTTATTAGAAAAACCAATTAAAGTAAATCGTATTGTCACGACAAGTATTGAACATGCTCGAGCAATTGAAGACCCTGCAAGAGCAAAAATTGTTGAGATATTATATCATCAAGCTCTTTCTGCTGACCAGATTACAACCATGCTCAAAAAATTTGGATTCAAAAAAGCATTAACCACTGTACGCCATCACCTGGAAATTCTAAAAGAATCAGGGCTGATTGAAATTGTAAAAATTGAAGAATCTCGAGGTGCAATAACCAAATTTTACAGCACATCTACAAAACTTCTTGATTTTCAAACCCCTGAAGATTTTGAATTAAAATATTCAAAACTCATTGATAACACATCTACAAAAATTGAAAAAATCCTAAAAGGATTGACCCCAAAGACTGGAAAATCAAAAGGAAAGAAATCTGAAGAATATTCTCAATATTTGGTAATGGAAATTATGAATCGTGCCATGACGAATGTACTTGAGAATACTGGTAAAAAATAA
- the purC gene encoding phosphoribosylaminoimidazolesuccinocarboxamide synthase, producing the protein MKFLTSGKVKDLYDVDENTLLFKFSDRVSAYDVKFKQDIPRKGEILCKFAEFWFNELPVPNHFIKRESDTEIIVKKMQMLPMECVVRGYFYGSLVNRWKKGEFKVPEGTDTTLAAKLPEPIFDPTTKSEHDIPIDKTKAIEMKLVSEEQYNWLEKTSIDIYKKMAQIADNVGFILADLKLEFGILDNQIILGDSIGPDEYRLWPKDSFEVGKIQEAYDKQLLRDWLTTNGYQKQFDDARDRGEEPMAPEIPSDIISKMTERYVTAYEKFSGKSL; encoded by the coding sequence TTGAAATTTCTTACCAGTGGAAAAGTAAAGGATCTTTATGATGTTGATGAAAATACACTGCTCTTCAAATTCTCTGACCGTGTATCTGCATATGATGTAAAATTCAAGCAAGATATTCCTAGAAAAGGGGAGATTTTATGCAAATTTGCTGAATTTTGGTTCAATGAATTACCTGTACCCAACCATTTCATCAAACGCGAATCTGACACTGAAATTATAGTCAAAAAAATGCAGATGCTTCCAATGGAATGTGTAGTTCGTGGATATTTTTATGGTAGTCTTGTAAACCGATGGAAAAAAGGAGAATTCAAAGTTCCTGAAGGCACTGATACTACATTAGCTGCAAAACTGCCTGAACCAATATTTGATCCTACCACTAAATCCGAGCATGATATTCCTATAGATAAAACAAAAGCAATTGAAATGAAACTAGTTTCTGAGGAACAATACAACTGGTTAGAAAAAACTTCAATTGATATTTACAAAAAGATGGCACAAATTGCTGATAATGTTGGTTTTATCTTGGCTGATTTAAAATTAGAATTTGGAATTTTAGATAACCAAATCATTTTGGGTGATTCAATTGGTCCTGATGAGTATCGTTTATGGCCAAAGGATTCCTTTGAAGTTGGAAAAATCCAAGAAGCATATGACAAACAACTCTTACGTGATTGGCTAACTACAAATGGGTATCAAAAACAGTTTGATGATGCTCGTGACCGTGGTGAAGAACCTATGGCTCCTGAAATTCCATCTGATATAATTTCTAAAATGACAGAACGTTATGTTACTGCATATGAAAAATTCTCTGGTAAATCACTGTAA